A portion of the Edaphobacter lichenicola genome contains these proteins:
- a CDS encoding VWA domain-containing protein, which produces MPHLSKHFLASLEAFIRYLIFAFVVLAASLAGAQTVASPDVSTNDSDTTLHAKAQLVEVDVVVTDRQGNPVHKLQASDFSVFENKSQQTVKSFDEHDGGETAVAASVPPGVFSNELLIPQRGSVDVLLLDSLNTPPESQPYLRDQLVNYLNHAKPGTRLAIFALNSRLRMLQGLTSDPALLKQAIQREGVKFSPLLERDLNDSDVHQSSEMISDLIEFQPELAAVLLQVQSLLLDSGARMSSNKTQDRARTTLAALNELARYLAGVPGRKNVIWFSGSFPSVILRDQLTTGDPLAGYADLQAEVSRTTELLARSRVAVSPVDARGLEMAPSQSPSEAGGTGNLQRTQQVYGTSSLNPRDSQFYVTQTGEHQTMEDIADSTGGMAVFNTNGLSSAMDKLMNSAQSYYTIAYTPPQGARAGERREIAVKLKGSGYHLAYRHEYITEATPEQLIAIAAAPPPGGSSALIGAAMAEHTSDATEVLFEVSPKKVATPAAGDPPAAKAVGEAAFSGGPSAQYLLTMDVDAKTISFTQAADGKMHGVVDFVVVLYDAKGKQLDSKLNRAVLALEPERYKGILSGGLRFHFNVDLAAQGDQVVRLGVHDAVTDHVGTLELSASAIRGSGDVVTK; this is translated from the coding sequence GTGCCGCATCTCTCCAAACACTTCCTGGCATCATTGGAGGCTTTCATTCGCTATCTTATTTTTGCCTTTGTTGTTTTAGCAGCTTCTTTAGCAGGTGCGCAGACGGTAGCTTCCCCGGACGTTTCAACGAACGACAGCGATACGACATTGCATGCCAAAGCGCAACTTGTTGAGGTGGATGTGGTGGTGACTGATCGTCAGGGGAATCCGGTCCATAAGTTGCAAGCATCGGACTTCAGTGTCTTCGAGAACAAATCACAACAGACGGTAAAAAGCTTCGATGAACATGACGGGGGCGAAACCGCTGTAGCAGCTTCTGTTCCGCCGGGCGTGTTTTCGAATGAACTGCTGATACCACAAAGGGGATCGGTGGACGTACTTCTCCTCGATTCGCTTAATACACCTCCGGAGAGTCAACCTTATCTTCGCGATCAGCTGGTGAACTATCTCAACCATGCCAAGCCGGGGACGCGGTTGGCGATCTTCGCACTCAACTCTCGTCTGCGTATGCTGCAAGGGCTAACGAGCGACCCTGCCCTGCTGAAGCAGGCGATCCAGCGCGAAGGCGTGAAGTTCTCCCCTTTGCTGGAGCGTGATCTGAATGACAGTGATGTACACCAGAGCTCGGAGATGATCAGCGACTTGATTGAGTTTCAACCAGAGCTGGCAGCGGTGCTGCTCCAGGTTCAAAGCCTCCTTCTTGATTCAGGTGCTCGCATGAGCTCGAACAAGACGCAGGATCGTGCTCGTACGACGCTGGCGGCGCTGAATGAGCTTGCGCGCTATCTGGCGGGGGTTCCGGGCCGAAAGAATGTCATCTGGTTCTCCGGATCCTTTCCGTCTGTGATCCTGCGCGATCAGCTGACGACAGGTGACCCTCTTGCGGGCTACGCCGATTTACAGGCTGAGGTGAGTCGGACGACGGAGCTGCTGGCCCGGAGCCGCGTGGCGGTGTCGCCGGTCGATGCGCGCGGACTGGAGATGGCGCCTTCTCAGTCGCCGAGCGAAGCTGGAGGTACGGGCAACCTCCAACGCACGCAACAGGTTTATGGAACGTCATCGTTAAACCCGAGGGACAGTCAGTTCTACGTTACCCAGACCGGCGAACACCAAACGATGGAGGACATTGCCGATTCGACGGGTGGGATGGCGGTGTTCAATACTAATGGTCTGTCGAGCGCGATGGACAAGTTGATGAACTCGGCTCAAAGCTACTACACGATCGCTTACACGCCTCCGCAGGGTGCACGCGCCGGAGAACGCCGGGAGATCGCTGTTAAACTGAAGGGGAGTGGATACCACCTTGCCTACCGCCATGAGTACATCACGGAGGCAACCCCTGAACAGTTGATCGCGATTGCTGCTGCGCCTCCTCCGGGGGGTAGTTCGGCGTTGATTGGAGCGGCGATGGCTGAACATACCTCTGACGCGACTGAGGTGCTGTTCGAAGTTTCTCCGAAGAAGGTAGCGACACCCGCGGCAGGCGATCCGCCGGCGGCAAAGGCTGTGGGTGAAGCTGCGTTCAGCGGCGGACCGAGTGCGCAGTATTTGCTGACAATGGACGTAGATGCGAAGACGATCTCGTTTACGCAGGCAGCTGACGGAAAGATGCACGGAGTGGTGGATTTCGTGGTGGTGCTCTACGACGCAAAGGGGAAACAATTGGATTCGAAGTTGAACCGTGCGGTTCTCGCGCTGGAGCCCGAGCGGTATAAGGGGATACTTTCGGGTGGGTTGCGGTTTCACTTCAATGTTGATCTGGCGGCGCAAGGAGATCAGGTCGTTCGGCTCGGGGTGCATGACGCGGTTACGGACCATGTCGGTACCCTTGAGCTCTCGGCTAGTGCGATTCGTGGTAGCGGAGATGTGGTGACGAAGTAG
- a CDS encoding NAD(P)/FAD-dependent oxidoreductase, whose product MHHPSSHPDICIAGAGIIGLSLALELHHRGHRVTVLDQGDPLAEASAAAAGMLAAQDPDNPPQLRPLADLSLSLYPAFLDRLYNFSGTRVPFQTHTTLQSLHTNHTSPNELTAQDLSHLLPALTPTGHRFILLNEHSLDPRQLAIALLAAVHATTIDLRTHTAILSTRSTNSSIEITTSNGIVHSSRFVDCTGAWATTTSRLSHLQIAPRKGQMVAVALPPSLPLHFVVRTPDIYIVPRTIGPTAGRAIIGATIEDTGFDKSIHPDDIHHLRALAAALLPPLANTPQLEAWSGLRPATPDGLPLLGALPEDPNHLIATGHYRNGILLAPATAHVMAQLLSNEAPSLDLTSFSPDRLVPQTVEVP is encoded by the coding sequence ATGCACCACCCCTCTTCGCATCCCGATATCTGCATCGCCGGCGCAGGCATCATCGGCCTCTCTCTCGCTCTCGAACTCCACCACCGCGGCCATCGCGTCACCGTGCTCGATCAAGGCGATCCCCTCGCCGAGGCTTCCGCCGCCGCCGCAGGAATGTTAGCCGCGCAGGATCCTGACAATCCGCCCCAGCTCCGTCCCCTAGCCGACCTGAGCCTCTCACTCTACCCCGCCTTTCTCGATCGGCTCTACAACTTTTCGGGCACCCGCGTCCCCTTCCAAACCCACACCACCCTCCAATCCCTCCATACAAATCACACCTCACCAAACGAGCTCACCGCGCAGGACCTGTCCCACCTCCTCCCCGCGCTCACACCCACCGGCCACCGCTTCATCCTCCTCAACGAGCACAGCCTCGATCCTCGCCAACTTGCCATCGCACTCCTCGCAGCCGTCCACGCCACCACCATCGACCTCCGAACCCACACGGCCATCCTCTCAACTCGCTCCACCAACAGCTCCATCGAAATCACCACCTCCAACGGCATCGTCCACTCATCGCGCTTCGTCGACTGCACCGGAGCCTGGGCCACCACCACCTCTCGCCTCTCCCATCTCCAGATCGCACCGCGAAAGGGCCAAATGGTCGCCGTCGCACTTCCTCCTTCACTGCCTCTTCACTTCGTCGTCCGCACACCCGACATCTATATAGTCCCTCGCACCATCGGCCCAACTGCTGGCCGAGCCATCATCGGAGCAACAATAGAAGATACCGGCTTCGACAAATCCATCCACCCCGACGACATCCATCACCTTCGCGCACTCGCCGCTGCTTTACTCCCTCCCCTCGCCAACACCCCACAGCTTGAAGCCTGGTCCGGCCTGCGCCCCGCAACCCCCGACGGCCTTCCCCTCCTCGGCGCGCTCCCTGAAGATCCCAACCACCTCATCGCCACCGGCCACTACCGCAATGGAATCCTCCTCGCCCCCGCAACCGCCCACGTCATGGCGCAGCTCCTCTCCAACGAAGCTCCCTCCCTCGACCTCACATCGTTCTCGCCAGACCGCCTCGTGCCTCAAACCGTGGAAGTACCTTAG
- a CDS encoding DinB family protein translates to MMMKRMVVALALAGCCCCVSGVQAQMDTKAPKIAPGTMIEPAKSFDGMLNGMESEFVPLAEAMPAEKYDFVPSAAIFVPGQGTEYATVSSFRKMVLHVAAANYYYASLVSGTKPDVNVKALADIKDKDAAVAALKASFVFAHKAFGTLTVQNAFESVQGTDTRASLAGGLVAHANDHYGQLVEYLRMNGIVPPASRK, encoded by the coding sequence ATGATGATGAAGCGGATGGTTGTGGCGTTGGCGCTGGCAGGTTGTTGTTGCTGCGTGAGTGGTGTGCAGGCTCAGATGGACACGAAGGCTCCGAAGATTGCTCCCGGGACGATGATTGAGCCGGCGAAGAGCTTCGATGGGATGCTGAATGGGATGGAGAGCGAGTTTGTGCCGCTGGCGGAGGCTATGCCGGCGGAGAAGTATGACTTTGTGCCGAGTGCAGCGATCTTTGTGCCGGGGCAAGGGACCGAATATGCTACCGTGAGCAGTTTTCGGAAGATGGTGCTGCATGTGGCGGCGGCGAATTACTACTATGCCAGCCTGGTGAGCGGGACGAAGCCGGATGTGAATGTGAAGGCGTTGGCCGATATCAAAGATAAGGATGCTGCGGTCGCTGCGTTGAAGGCTTCGTTTGTGTTTGCGCATAAGGCGTTTGGGACGTTGACTGTGCAGAATGCGTTTGAGAGTGTGCAGGGGACGGATACGCGGGCGAGTCTTGCGGGTGGCCTGGTGGCGCACGCAAACGACCACTATGGACAGCTGGTGGAGTATCTGCGGATGAATGGGATTGTGCCTCCGGCTAGCCGGAAGTAG
- a CDS encoding citrate synthase, which yields MSTAIAPKGLEGIVATTSSICWIDGDAGVLSYRGIDIHELAQRSTFEECTYLLWFGKLPNASELADFNRHLSAARELNPKIIDLLRSVPTDATPMQVLRTAVSLLSIYDADEADCSHDANVRKSFRLTAQIPMIVALFDRIRKGKSLVEADKSLTHAANFLWMLNGEKPSDTATRAFDIALILHADHELNASTFAARVIAATLADIHSAITGAIGALKGPLHGGANEATMRLLYAIDKAGADPVEYVKQMFAEKKKISGFGHRVYHTEDPRATHLRRMSDELGKAAGNTKWFDLSRKIELFVKQEKKLNANVDFYSASTYTTLGIDIDLFTPIFAVSRISGWAAHVIEQHDDNRLIRPRADYTGPAYPATYTPIEKR from the coding sequence ATGTCTACCGCTATCGCACCCAAAGGCTTGGAAGGCATCGTCGCCACCACCTCATCTATCTGCTGGATCGACGGCGACGCCGGCGTCCTCTCCTATCGCGGCATCGACATCCACGAGCTCGCCCAGCGCTCCACCTTCGAAGAGTGCACCTACCTCCTCTGGTTCGGCAAACTGCCCAACGCCTCTGAACTGGCCGACTTCAACAGGCACCTCTCCGCCGCGCGCGAGCTCAACCCAAAGATCATCGACCTCCTCCGCAGCGTCCCCACCGACGCCACGCCCATGCAGGTCCTCCGCACCGCCGTCTCTCTCCTCAGCATCTACGACGCCGACGAAGCCGACTGCTCTCACGACGCGAACGTCCGCAAATCCTTCCGCCTCACCGCGCAGATCCCGATGATCGTCGCCCTCTTCGACCGCATCCGCAAAGGCAAGTCCCTCGTCGAAGCCGACAAGTCTCTCACCCACGCCGCCAACTTCCTCTGGATGCTCAACGGCGAGAAGCCCTCCGACACCGCCACCCGCGCCTTCGACATCGCGCTTATCCTTCACGCCGACCACGAGCTCAACGCCAGCACCTTCGCCGCCCGCGTCATCGCCGCCACCCTCGCCGACATCCACTCCGCCATCACCGGAGCCATCGGCGCCCTCAAAGGCCCACTCCACGGCGGAGCCAACGAGGCCACCATGCGCCTCCTCTACGCCATCGACAAAGCCGGCGCCGACCCCGTCGAATACGTCAAGCAGATGTTTGCCGAAAAGAAAAAGATCTCCGGCTTCGGCCATCGCGTCTATCACACCGAAGATCCCCGCGCGACTCACCTTCGCCGCATGTCCGACGAACTCGGCAAAGCCGCAGGCAACACCAAGTGGTTCGACTTGTCCCGCAAGATCGAGCTCTTCGTCAAACAAGAAAAGAAGCTCAACGCCAACGTCGACTTCTACTCCGCCTCCACTTACACCACCCTCGGCATCGACATCGACCTCTTCACCCCGATCTTCGCCGTCAGCCGCATCTCCGGATGGGCCGCTCACGTCATCGAACAACACGACGACAACCGCCTCATCCGCCCCCGCGCCGACTACACCGGCCCCGCCTACCCAGCAACCTATACCCCAATCGAAAAGCGCTAG
- a CDS encoding nuclear transport factor 2 family protein encodes MSREEKVALVETYLDCFATKDLSKVSFAEDVTFEGPRMPKLTGRATVLGFLAHILPMIKGIQLKQHIVEGDYVATVFNMETANGVDHVFDRIHILDGQIKSIHAFYYSEQTAEKQIVGE; translated from the coding sequence ATGTCACGAGAAGAGAAAGTCGCTCTGGTCGAAACCTATTTGGATTGCTTTGCAACAAAGGACTTGTCCAAGGTCTCCTTTGCCGAAGACGTGACATTTGAAGGCCCGCGCATGCCGAAGCTGACGGGTCGGGCAACCGTACTCGGATTTCTCGCGCATATTCTCCCAATGATCAAAGGTATTCAGTTAAAGCAGCACATCGTCGAAGGAGACTACGTTGCAACCGTCTTCAATATGGAGACGGCGAATGGAGTCGATCACGTCTTTGACCGGATTCACATCCTGGACGGACAGATTAAGTCGATACATGCGTTCTATTACTCGGAGCAAACAGCCGAGAAACAAATAGTCGGCGAATGA